Part of the Candidatus Cloacimonadota bacterium genome, TGATATTACTGCTTTCCGTGAAGGAATTCGCATGCTGGGGCAACACATAAATCCCGAATGCTTGGTATTGGTTGAAACAACCGTGCCTCCGGGAACCTGCGAAAAAGTAGTAAAACCTATTCTTGAGGAAGAATTTACCAAACGAGGTATCGACATTGCACAAAAGCCACCCTTGGTAGCCCACTCCTATGAGCGTGTGATGCCGGGAAGCAAGTATGTATCTTCCATTCGAGATTTCTGGCGTGTATTCTCTGGGGTAAACTCAAAGAGTATTGAACTGTGCCGCGAATTTCTCAGCAATGTACTTGATGTGGATAACTACCCGCTTACTCAATTGGATAATACTAACGCCAGCGAACTTGCCAAAACTATGGAAAACAGTTACCGTGCCACCAATATTGCGCTTACTCTTGAATGGGCACGTTTTGCCGAGCAAATTGGAGTGGACATCTTCAAGGTTCGTGATGCCATTCGCAAGCGCAAGGGCACTCACGACAACTTATTGCGCCCTTCATTGGGCGTAGGTGGGTATTGTCTTACTAAAGATCCAGTACTGGCAAATTGGGCAATGGGTGCCTTGTTTGATGTTCCCGGACAGCTCTCGATGGCGATTAATAGCGTGAACATCAACGACACCATGCCATTACACACTATCGATCTGATCAAGTGCGAGATCCCAGAAGTTAAGAATCTGCGCATTACGGTATTAGGGGTATCTTATCTGGAAAATGTTGGTGATACCAGGCATAGCCCCTCCAAAACCTTAGTAGAATTTTTACGTAAAGATCTTGCCCACGTTCGTGCTCACGATCCCTATGTGGAACACTGGGACGAACTGGAAGAAGTTACTGTGGAGAAAGATCTTCCCGCTATTTTAGAAGGCAGCGAAGTGGTGATCTTTGCCGTTGGTCACAACCAATATAAGAATTTGGAACCAAAGGATGTAGTGGACATGTGTAAGACTCGTCCG contains:
- a CDS encoding nucleotide sugar dehydrogenase — translated: MLKVSIAPDGREFPLPTEQENEQERKLLLEITKEQRAKGRKIVAVQGLGFVGCVMASVVADATDKDGQPIYFVHGHQRASKRSYWKVPIINTGVPPVSSSDPEVPEIFHRTVVEKKNLRATSEDSVYGMVDVVVVDIQLDATKPAFGEAQKGYCDITAFREGIRMLGQHINPECLVLVETTVPPGTCEKVVKPILEEEFTKRGIDIAQKPPLVAHSYERVMPGSKYVSSIRDFWRVFSGVNSKSIELCREFLSNVLDVDNYPLTQLDNTNASELAKTMENSYRATNIALTLEWARFAEQIGVDIFKVRDAIRKRKGTHDNLLRPSLGVGGYCLTKDPVLANWAMGALFDVPGQLSMAINSVNINDTMPLHTIDLIKCEIPEVKNLRITVLGVSYLENVGDTRHSPSKTLVEFLRKDLAHVRAHDPYVEHWDELEEVTVEKDLPAILEGSEVVIFAVGHNQYKNLEPKDVVDMCKTRPLIIDCSNFLDDVKINKYKGLGCKVRGVGKGHIV